The following coding sequences lie in one Daphnia pulex isolate KAP4 chromosome 1, ASM2113471v1 genomic window:
- the LOC124190788 gene encoding mpv17-like protein, translated as MLRKFTVLFTKYPISRGMVVYAILWPSSDLCRQLATSGIKKDKTTPVDLPRLARFSLFGTLWVAPTVFTWVKISSRLIPGSSLRVAAIKAILEQFTYGPFSIISFYFGMNLLEGKSSNEAWHEVENKFLQTWKTGVKFWPVVQTFNFALIPERNRVVFVGLASFIWTAYLSFMEASSS; from the exons ATGTTACGAAAATTTACCGTGCTTTTTACCAAGTATCCTATTTCGAGAGGCATGGTTGTGTATGCAATTTTATGGCCCAGTTCAGATTTATGTCGTCAACTGGCAACTAGTGGGATTAAAAAGGATAAAAC gacTCCTGTTGATTTACCGAGACTGGCCAGGTTCTCTTTATTTGGAACTTTATGGGTTGCTCCTACAGTGTTCACCTGGGTAAAGATATCAAGTAGGCTTATTCCTGGATCGAGCCTACGGGTAGCTGCAATCAAAGCAATATTAGAACAATTTACATATGGTCCTTTCAGCATCATTTCCTTTTACTTTGGAATGAATCTACTAGAGGGTAAGAGCAGCAATGAAGCATGGCAcgaagttgaaaataaattcctaCAAACGTGGAAG ACTGGAGTAAAATTCTGGCCTGTGGTTCAGACTTTCAATTTTGCACTGATACCTGAAAGGAATAGAGTAGTATTTGTTGGTTTGGCAAGTTTCATCTGGACTGCGTATCTTTCATTCATGGAAGC